The following proteins are encoded in a genomic region of Sebastes fasciatus isolate fSebFas1 chromosome 12, fSebFas1.pri, whole genome shotgun sequence:
- the LOC141778403 gene encoding uncharacterized protein LOC141778403 has translation MIPPLTEGQQTTLTCTAPGLCSGSEPNITWTWRGAGEKDSHITGNITALKTENLTAVTQRHSSTLMFNLSAEHHGSEVTCKVIFTNNITTEETMTLNVTFFPRILSSSACEVQSEVLTCVCISEGFPLPTIKWPLLKKPTECSVITTVSHHTVHSTATLTVKDHSNTVVECVSSNEVGEMRQNVTIITSERREAAQHGPCAVLPWVVVAVVSLIVNVICIILLMFLWNTRKKVKPNREDRTYMSLQKTDPSPEYDVIAPRLN, from the exons ATGATTCCTCCTCTGACAGAGGGACAGCAGACCACACTGACCTGCACTGCTCCTGGTCTCTGCTCTGGATCTGAACCTAACATCACCTGGAcgtggagaggagcaggagagaaGGACTCTCACATCACAGGAAACATCACAGCTCTCAAGACCGAGAACCTGACTGCtgtcacacagagacacagctCAACTTTGATGTTTAACCTTTCAGCTGAGCACCACGGCAGTGAGGTCACCTGTAAGGTCATCTTCACCAACAACATCACTACAGAGGAGACAATGACTCTGAATGTGACCT TTTTTCCAAGGATCCTAAGTAGCTCTGCATGTGAGGTTCAGTCAGAGGTCCTGACCTGTGTGTGCATCAGTGAGGGGTTTCCTTTACCCACCATCAAATGGCCGCTGTTGAAGAAACCCACTGAGTGCTCTGTCATCACCACTGTGTCCCACCACACAGTCCACAGCACCGCCACCCTAACTGTAAAAGACCACAGCAACACTGTTGTTGAGTGTGTCAGCAGCAATGAAGTTGGGGAAATGCGACAGAACGTCACCATCATAACTTCAGAGAGACGAGAAG CAGCTCAACATGGACCCTGTGCAGTGCTTCCCTGGGTCGTCGTCGCTGTTGTATCTCTCATCGTGAACGTCATCTGCATAATCCTCTTGATGTTCCTTTG GAACACAAGAAAAAAGGTGAAACCAAACCGAGAGGACAGAACTTACATGTCACTGCAGAAAACCGACCCGTCACCAGAGTATGATGTTATCGCTCCACGTCTGAACTAA
- the LOC141778401 gene encoding sialic acid-binding Ig-like lectin 14 isoform X3 — protein sequence MFVLIWATLLFSVRGSHAGPSIWREDCTNGVCFTEGETTAEAGLCVVIPCKFTSRYAPRNIVWYKCEPSKQSCGDSDIILQSDREVESGFKGRVSLLLPDVSQRTCSIIINDVTESDSGSYQLRVNSDLFRRGDGYSSRVNVSVKDLIQKPTVMIPPLTEGQQTTLTCTAPGLCSGSEPNITWTWRGAGEKASHITGNITALKTEYLTAVTQRHSSTLMFNLSAEHHGSEVTCKVTFTNNITTEETVTLNVTFFPRILSSSACEVQSDVLTCVCISEGFPLPTIKWPLLKKPTECSVITTVSHHTVHSTTTLTVKDHSNTVVECVSSNEVGEMRQNVTIITSESREAQHGPCAVLPWVVVAVVALIVNVICIILLMFLWNTRKKVKPNREDRTYMSLQKTDPSPEYDVIAPRLN from the exons ATGTTTGTTCTCATCTGGGCgactctgctgttttctgtgaGAGGCAGCCATGCTG GTCCATCAATTTGGAGAGAAGACTGTACAAATGGAGTCTGTTTCACTGAAGGAGAAACAACAGCAGAGGCTGGACTCTGTGTTGTCATACCGTGTAAATTCACCAGTAGATACGCTCCCCGAAATATAGTTTGGTACAAATGTGAACCATCTAAACAAAGCTGTGGTGATTCAGACATCATATTACAGAGCGACAGAGAAGTTGAGTCTGGGTTCAAAGGACGAGTTTCACTGTTGCTGCCTGACGTGAGTCAGAGGAcctgcagcatcatcatcaaTGACGTCACCGAGTCCGACTCTGGATCATATCAGCTCAGAGTTAATAGTGACCTGTTCAGGAGGGGCGATGGATACTCTTCAAGAGTAAATGTCTCTGTCAAAG ATCTGATCCAGAAGCCCACAGTGATGATTCCTCCTCTGACAGAGGGACAGCAGACCACACTGACCTGCACTGCTCCTGGTCTCTGCTCTGGATCTGAACCTAACATCACCTGGAcgtggagaggagcaggagagaaGGCCTCTCACATCACAGGAAACATCACAGCTCTCAAGACCGAGTACCTGACTGCtgtcacacagagacacagctCAACTTTGATGTTTAACCTTTCAGCTGAGCACCACGGCAGTGAGGTCACCTGTAAGGTCACCTTCACCAACAACATCACTACAGAGGAGACAGTGACTCTGAATGTGACCT TTTTTCCAAGGATCCTAAGTAGCTCTGCATGTGAGGTTCAGTCAGATGTCCTGACCTGTGTGTGCATCAGCGAGGGGTTTCCTTTACCCACAATCAAATGGCCGCTGTTGAAGAAACCCACTGAGTGCTCTGTCATCACCACTGTATCCCACCACACAGTCCACAGCACCACCACCCTAACTGTAAAAGACCACAGCAACACTGTTGTTGAGTGTGTCAGCAGCAATGAAGTTGGGGAAATGCGACAGAACGTCACCATCATAACTTCAGAGAGCCGAGAAG CTCAACATGGACCCTGTGCAGTGCTTCCCTGGGTCGTCGTCGCTGTTGTAGCTCTCATCGTGAACGTCATCTGCATAATCCTCTTGATGTTCCTTTG GAACACAAGAAAAAAGGTGAAACCAAACCGAGAGGACAGAACTTACATGTCACTGCAGAAAACCGACCCGTCACCAGAGTATGATGTTATCGCTCCACGTCTGAACTAA
- the LOC141778401 gene encoding myeloid cell surface antigen CD33-like isoform X1: MFVLIWATLLFSVRGSHAGPSIWREDCTNGVCFTEGETTAEAGLCVVIPCKFTSRYAPRNIVWYKCEPSKQSCGDSDIILQSDREVESGFKGRVSLLLPDVSQRTCSIIINDVTESDSGSYQLRVNSDLFRRGDGYSSRVNVSVKDLIQKPTVMIPPLIEGQQTTLTCTAPGLCSGSEPKITWMWKGAGEKDSHITENIARNIPGFKYLTAATQRHSSTLMFNLSAEHHGTEVTCKVIFTNNITTEETVTLNVTFFPRILSSSACEVQSDVLTCVCISEGFPLPTIKWPLLKKPTECSVITTVSHHTVHSTTTLTVKDHSNTVVECVSSNEVGEMRQNVTIITSESREAAQHGPCAVLPWVVVAVVALIVNVICIILLMFLWNTRKKVKPNREDRTYMSLQKTDPSPEYDVIAPRLN; encoded by the exons ATGTTTGTTCTCATCTGGGCgactctgctgttttctgtgaGAGGCAGCCATGCTG GTCCATCAATTTGGAGAGAAGACTGTACAAATGGAGTCTGTTTCACTGAAGGAGAAACAACAGCAGAGGCTGGACTCTGTGTTGTCATACCGTGTAAATTCACCAGTAGATACGCTCCCCGAAATATAGTTTGGTACAAATGTGAACCATCTAAACAAAGCTGTGGTGATTCAGACATCATATTACAGAGCGACAGAGAAGTTGAGTCTGGGTTCAAAGGACGAGTTTCACTGTTGCTGCCTGACGTGAGTCAGAGGAcctgcagcatcatcatcaaTGACGTCACCGAGTCCGACTCTGGATCATATCAGCTCAGAGTTAATAGTGACCTGTTCAGGAGGGGCGATGGATACTCTTCAAGAGTAAATGTCTCTGTCAAAG ATCTGATCCAGAAGCCCACAGTGATGATTCCTCCTCTGATAGAGGGACAGCAGACCACACTGACCTGCACTGCTCCTGGTCTCTGCTCTGGATCTGAACCTAAAATCACCTGGATGTGGAAAGGAGCAGGAGAGAAGGACTCTCACATCACAGAAAACATCGCAAGAAACATCCCAGGTTTCAAGTATCTGACTGCtgccacacagagacacagctCAACTTTGATGTTTAACCTTTCAGCTGAGCACCACGGCACTGAGGTCACCTGTAAGGTCATCTTCACCAACAACATCACTACAGAGGAGACGGTGACTCTGAATGTGACCT TTTTTCCAAGGATCCTAAGTAGCTCTGCATGTGAGGTTCAGTCAGATGTCCTGACCTGTGTGTGCATCAGCGAGGGGTTTCCTTTACCCACAATCAAATGGCCGCTGTTGAAGAAACCCACTGAGTGCTCTGTCATCACCACTGTATCCCACCACACAGTCCACAGCACCACCACCCTAACTGTAAAAGACCACAGCAACACTGTTGTTGAGTGTGTCAGCAGCAATGAAGTTGGGGAAATGCGACAGAACGTCACCATCATAACTTCAGAGAGCCGAGAAG CAGCTCAACATGGACCCTGTGCAGTGCTTCCCTGGGTCGTCGTCGCTGTTGTAGCTCTCATCGTGAACGTCATCTGCATAATCCTCTTGATGTTCCTTTG GAACACAAGAAAAAAGGTGAAACCAAACCGAGAGGACAGAACTTACATGTCACTGCAGAAAACCGACCCGTCACCAGAGTATGATGTTATCGCTCCACGTCTGAACTAA
- the LOC141778401 gene encoding sialic acid-binding Ig-like lectin 14 isoform X2 — MFVLIWATLLFSVRGSHAGPSIWREDCTNGVCFTEGETTAEAGLCVVIPCKFTSRYAPRNIVWYKCEPSKQSCGDSDIILQSDREVESGFKGRVSLLLPDVSQRTCSIIINDVTESDSGSYQLRVNSDLFRRGDGYSSRVNVSVKDLIQKPTVMIPPLTEGQQTTLTCTAPGLCSGSEPNITWTWRGAGEKASHITGNITALKTEYLTAVTQRHSSTLMFNLSAEHHGSEVTCKVTFTNNITTEETVTLNVTFFPRILSSSACEVQSDVLTCVCISEGFPLPTIKWPLLKKPTECSVITTVSHHTVHSTTTLTVKDHSNTVVECVSSNEVGEMRQNVTIITSESREAAQHGPCAVLPWVVVAVVALIVNVICIILLMFLWNTRKKVKPNREDRTYMSLQKTDPSPEYDVIAPRLN, encoded by the exons ATGTTTGTTCTCATCTGGGCgactctgctgttttctgtgaGAGGCAGCCATGCTG GTCCATCAATTTGGAGAGAAGACTGTACAAATGGAGTCTGTTTCACTGAAGGAGAAACAACAGCAGAGGCTGGACTCTGTGTTGTCATACCGTGTAAATTCACCAGTAGATACGCTCCCCGAAATATAGTTTGGTACAAATGTGAACCATCTAAACAAAGCTGTGGTGATTCAGACATCATATTACAGAGCGACAGAGAAGTTGAGTCTGGGTTCAAAGGACGAGTTTCACTGTTGCTGCCTGACGTGAGTCAGAGGAcctgcagcatcatcatcaaTGACGTCACCGAGTCCGACTCTGGATCATATCAGCTCAGAGTTAATAGTGACCTGTTCAGGAGGGGCGATGGATACTCTTCAAGAGTAAATGTCTCTGTCAAAG ATCTGATCCAGAAGCCCACAGTGATGATTCCTCCTCTGACAGAGGGACAGCAGACCACACTGACCTGCACTGCTCCTGGTCTCTGCTCTGGATCTGAACCTAACATCACCTGGAcgtggagaggagcaggagagaaGGCCTCTCACATCACAGGAAACATCACAGCTCTCAAGACCGAGTACCTGACTGCtgtcacacagagacacagctCAACTTTGATGTTTAACCTTTCAGCTGAGCACCACGGCAGTGAGGTCACCTGTAAGGTCACCTTCACCAACAACATCACTACAGAGGAGACAGTGACTCTGAATGTGACCT TTTTTCCAAGGATCCTAAGTAGCTCTGCATGTGAGGTTCAGTCAGATGTCCTGACCTGTGTGTGCATCAGCGAGGGGTTTCCTTTACCCACAATCAAATGGCCGCTGTTGAAGAAACCCACTGAGTGCTCTGTCATCACCACTGTATCCCACCACACAGTCCACAGCACCACCACCCTAACTGTAAAAGACCACAGCAACACTGTTGTTGAGTGTGTCAGCAGCAATGAAGTTGGGGAAATGCGACAGAACGTCACCATCATAACTTCAGAGAGCCGAGAAG CAGCTCAACATGGACCCTGTGCAGTGCTTCCCTGGGTCGTCGTCGCTGTTGTAGCTCTCATCGTGAACGTCATCTGCATAATCCTCTTGATGTTCCTTTG GAACACAAGAAAAAAGGTGAAACCAAACCGAGAGGACAGAACTTACATGTCACTGCAGAAAACCGACCCGTCACCAGAGTATGATGTTATCGCTCCACGTCTGAACTAA